The genomic region TTCGATGGCGTCGTGCAGCAGGCCAGCGATCGCCTGATCCTCCGTGCCGCCGTCCTCCCACACCAGGCCACTGACGGCGATCTGGTGGGAGATGTAGGGCACGGCTTTGCCCTTGCGCCGCTGGTCGCGATGCAGTTCATCCGCCCAGGCCAGAGCGTCGCCATAGCGGGGGGTGATCGGCATGGGTTCCCAGCTGGGGCTTCAACGTAATCAGCGCTGGTCAAACACGCGTTCGAGTCGTTCGCGCTGCACCTCGATGTTGATCCGCTCCACCTGCGCCAGCGCCTGGGCCCGCACCTGAGGATCCAGCACCGGGCCAGCTGGAGGTGGGCTGATGGCCGGTGCCTGAGGGGCGGTGGCCTGAGGCCTGGGCTTGGCGCCACCACGAGAGAGGACTGCAGCCAGCACCAGCAGGGCCAGTAGCGGCAGCACCAGGGGCCAGAGCGCTACGCCCAGCGCCACACCGATCCCCAGCAGCAGCAGCAGACGGGACAGGGTCAACAGGGCAGATCTAGACAGCTCGCTCAGCATGGCCCGGGCAGAAGCAATCTGCTGCTTTGTTGACAGCAGCACTGCAACCGTATACGTTTGAGGGATGGCCGACCTCCCCGTTGCTGCTCCTGTCCCTTCTCCGGTCTACGGGCTGGAGGAACTGCTGGCCCTTGCCAGCGAGCGCCTTGGCGAGAAGGTCACGCCGCGCACCGTGCGTCTGTATGCCACTGAGGGGCTGATCGATCGCCCGGGCAAGGACGGCCGCCGCGCGGTTTACGGGCAGCGTCAGCTGCTGCAGCTGCTGCTGGTTCGCTCCCTCGCCCGGCGCGGCCTGAGCCTCACGGCCATTGCGCCGCTGCTGGCCGCTGGCAACAGCGAACTGGAGCGCCAGCTCACCCAGCTGGAAGAGCCGCCGGCCACCAATGCCGCCCTCGACTATCTCCAGGAGCTGCAAAGCGCGCCCCCCCTCCAGAGCTCTCCGGATCTGGATCTGCTGGAGATGCTTGGCGCTCCGATCTGTCAGTCGGCACCGTTCGAGGAGCCCAGCCGTCGCCTGACGCCGCGCGGTGGTGGCCGCACTACCAGCCGCTGGCATCGCCTCGCCCTGGCACCCGGTGTGGAGCTGCACCTCAGTGACAGCGCCTCGCTGCCGCCACCTGGCAGCCGCCGTGAGGCCTGGCTGCAGCGCCTGCTCGATCGCCTCCGCGACCACCTCGACGACCTCTCCTGAATCTCTACCCCCCTGAATCGTTAACCCGTAATTCCCATGCAACCCACGATCACCATCCGCCCCCTGCGGCCCGCTGTTGCGGGCGATGCGTCCACGACCCTCGATCTGTTGATCAGCATCGAGCCACCACAGCGGCCCCCAGATCTGCAGACGCCCCAGCGGCCGCCGCTAAATCTGGCGCTGGTGATCGATCGCTCCGGCTCCATGGCCGGCGAGAAGCTCAGCCATGCCCGCAAGGCCGCACGCAGCCTCGCCGCTGAACTCACCGCCCGCGACCGGCTCGCCATCGTCACCTTCGATGACGAGGTGCAGATCGTCGTTCCCTCCAGACCGGTTGATTCGGCTTTGCCGTTCCTGCAGGCGATCAACACGATCGAGGCCGGCAGCACCACCGCGCTCTTCGATGGCTGGCTGGCCGGTGCCCTGCAGGTGGCGGAACACCTCGATGCTGCGGCCCTTAACCGGGTGCTGCTGCTCTCCGATGGCCAGGCCAACGAAGGCCTCACGAAAGAATCCGCCGTTGCCGAGAAGGTGGCTGGCCTGAACCAGCGCGGCATCAGCACCAGCGCCTTTGGCCTGGGGGCTGGTTTCGATGAAGACCTCATGGGCGCCATCGCCGCAGCCGGTGACGGCACCTTGGCCCAGATCGAAAGCCCCGCCCAGCTGGCCGACCTCTACGCCAGCGAGCTGCAGGGTCTGGCAACCACGAGCGGCCGCCGGGTGAGCATCGGCATTCGCCCCCAGCACGGCGCCGAGTTGGTTGACGTGATCAACGACCTCAGCGTCACCAGCGCCGGCAATCTGCAGCTGCCCAACCTGCGTCAGGGCCAGACACTGCAGGTGGGTCTGCGTCTGCAGCTGCCCGCCTGGACGCCCAACCAGCCGATCACCGGCATCCGCCTCGCCTGGGACAGCCCCGGCATCGAGCGCCGCCAGGAGCTGCGCCAGCAGCTGATCCTGCCCGTGCTGAGCGCTGCTGAACTCAGTGAGCTGGAGGTGGATCTCGATGTAGCCGAACAGCTGGCCCTGCTGCAGGCCAGCCGCGACCGGCGCAGCGTCATCGAGGCTCTCGATCGTGGTGATCAAGGCGCCGCCTTAGCCAGCCTGCAGTCGATCGATATCGAGCTGGCCGCCATGCCCCAGAGCAGCAGCATCAGCCACGAGCGCCAGCGCCTTGCCGAACAACGCCACTTGCTCAGCAGCGACCGCAACCTCAGCCGCAAACGCTTACGCCAAGACGTGCTGCGCAGCAGCTTGAACGTCTGGGACGGCACTAACACCCAGCAGGACTGAACCGATGCAAGAACTGACCAACCGTCAGCTAAAGCTCGATCGCATTCCCGATCCCGATGGCGACCTGCGCAAGTGGGAGATGTTCGCTCACACGATTAATGGTTACGAGGTGGCAGGGAGCTTTTAACACTGCGCGGCTCTCTATAACGACAACAGCGCCACCACCCTCACTGAATTGCGCTGTGCGCTGTTTTTTGCGGCCCGCAAAGAACGTCACAGCGCCGGTGGCCCCTGTGATGAATCCCATGGGGCGCGAGGTCTGCTGCGCCGCATCCGCGAGAAGGTGGCCGCAGGGGAGCTGGAGTGAACCGATGCCAGAAGATCACGAGCGGATCTCGATGCAGGAGCAGCGCCGCATTCACACCCGAGCGCTAAGCGAATCGGGACCGCCGGCAGCGGGTGAAACCAAGCCGCAAGAGGAGTTCCGGCTGGAATGTGAGGCCGTAGGAGCCAATTCCGAGCATTCCGGGTCGATCCTGAACTGAACCCTGATCATTAATGAGGCACTCAGAAATACCCCAATAGAATTGTCGCTCTATAGATAGTAAGCAATATGTCGGGGTTCCAGACGCGCACAAGACTGGAACCTCAGATAGCCTCCGCCTCTTGTGGGATGTTCCTTAACCAGATCTGGCCCTGGATATTTCACCTTAAATATTCAACTCGAAGTCGGCACTAACACATGCAAACAAAAGGGGAGCCGATTGCTCAATTAATCTCTTTCGCCTCTGCAAGCGCCGCTTTCATGGGTAAAACGTACTGCTTATTATCGAAATCAAGCAGGGTCGTTTGTCGATCACCAAATTCA from Cyanobium sp. Tous-M-B4 harbors:
- a CDS encoding MerR family transcriptional regulator; this encodes MADLPVAAPVPSPVYGLEELLALASERLGEKVTPRTVRLYATEGLIDRPGKDGRRAVYGQRQLLQLLLVRSLARRGLSLTAIAPLLAAGNSELERQLTQLEEPPATNAALDYLQELQSAPPLQSSPDLDLLEMLGAPICQSAPFEEPSRRLTPRGGGRTTSRWHRLALAPGVELHLSDSASLPPPGSRREAWLQRLLDRLRDHLDDLS
- a CDS encoding VWA domain-containing protein — translated: MQPTITIRPLRPAVAGDASTTLDLLISIEPPQRPPDLQTPQRPPLNLALVIDRSGSMAGEKLSHARKAARSLAAELTARDRLAIVTFDDEVQIVVPSRPVDSALPFLQAINTIEAGSTTALFDGWLAGALQVAEHLDAAALNRVLLLSDGQANEGLTKESAVAEKVAGLNQRGISTSAFGLGAGFDEDLMGAIAAAGDGTLAQIESPAQLADLYASELQGLATTSGRRVSIGIRPQHGAELVDVINDLSVTSAGNLQLPNLRQGQTLQVGLRLQLPAWTPNQPITGIRLAWDSPGIERRQELRQQLILPVLSAAELSELEVDLDVAEQLALLQASRDRRSVIEALDRGDQGAALASLQSIDIELAAMPQSSSISHERQRLAEQRHLLSSDRNLSRKRLRQDVLRSSLNVWDGTNTQQD